A DNA window from Impatiens glandulifera chromosome 7, dImpGla2.1, whole genome shotgun sequence contains the following coding sequences:
- the LOC124945845 gene encoding heterogeneous nuclear ribonucleoprotein A2 homolog 1-like, whose protein sequence is MGSRKPDNPLYGDGASPGKIFVGGLAKDATLEQFSAYFGKYGEITDSVIMKERVSGRPRGFGFITYADPSVVDTVIAETHLINDKQVEIKRTIPKGAAESKDFKTKKIFVGGIPASVDEDELKTFFSNYGKVVEHEIIRDHVSNRSRGFGFIVFDNEGVVESILSSGNKIDMSGTQVEIKKAEPKKSSNHPVSAPSYGSDSRGRGYGDSGYGGSYGGFGGGGGFGPAPYRSYGGAGNRLNDYGGYGGGDFNSRYGDFGGNDYMGYRGGDQSLGYSSRFGSYGGGFGSGYGGGGLGGGYGRGNGGGGGYGGGYGAGGGPSGGGGGYDSGPAGGYGGGAGAGGGGMYGGRAGGGGGGGYNGRYHPYTR, encoded by the exons ATGGGTTCCAGAAAGCCAGACAATCCCCTGTACGGAGACGGTGCTAGCCCTGG AAAGATTTTCGTTGGTGGTCTTGCTAAAGATGCTACCCTTG AGCAATTTTCTGCCTATTTCGGAAAATACGGAGAGATAACGGACTCCGTGATAATGAAAGAACGAGTCTCTGGTCGGCCAAGGGGTTTTGGATTTATAACTTACGCCGATCCATCTGTTGTCGACACTGTTATTGCTGAAACCCACTTGATTAATGACAAACAG GTTGAGATCAAAAGGACCATCCCTAAAGGTGCTGCTGAATCCAAGGACTTCAAAACTAAGAAGATTTTTGTTGGAGGGATTCCCGCATCTGTAGATGAAG ATGAACTTAAGACTTTCTTCTCAAACTATGGTAAAGTGGTGGAACATGAGATTATTAGGGATCATGTGTCTAACCGTTCCCGAGGCTTTGGATTCATAGTATTTGACAATGAAGGAGTAGTTGAGAGTATTCTTTCTTCTGGCAATAAGATTGATATGTCTGGCACTCAG GTTGAGATCAAGAAGGCTGAACCAAAGAAATCCTCAAACCACCCTGTATCTGCACCCTCATATGGTAGTGATTCTAGGGGCCGTGGTTACGGTGATAGTGGTTATGGTGGCTCCTATGGTGGTTTTGGGGGTGGTGGAGGTTTTGGCCCTGCTCCTTATAGGTCATATGGAGGAGCTGGAAATAGGTTAAACGATTATGGAGGTTATGGTGGTGGTGATTTTAACAGTCGTTATGGTGATTTTGGTGGAAATGATTACATGGGGTACCGTGGGGGGGATCAGTCCCTTGGCTATTCTAGCCGCTTTGGTTCCTATGGTGGTGGTTTTGGTAGTGGATATGGAGGGGGTGGCTTAGGTGGTGGTTATGGCCGCGGAAATGGTGGTGGCGGTGGTTATGGTGGTGGTTATGGTGCAGGTGGAGGTCCtagtggtggtggtggtggttatGATTCTGGCCCTGCTGGTGGATATGGTGGTGGTGCAGGTGCAGGTGGAGGAGGAATGTATGGAGGTAGGgcaggaggaggaggaggaggagggtaTAACGGTCGTTATCATCCATATACAAGGTAG